The sequence below is a genomic window from Gemmatimonadaceae bacterium.
GGTCACTTCCTCGCCGGCGATCAGCAGAAAGCGGCCGGGTGCGCCCAGGCGAGCGTTCAATGGAGCGGGATCAGTGATCCGCTCGTGGTCGGTGATAAAGAGAAAATCGTAGCCTGCATCGCGGTACCAGCGCGCGACACTGTCAGGCGGGCTGTCGCCGTCGGAGTTCGCCGTGTGCGCGTGCGTGTTGCCGCGGAGCCACTGCTGCGCCTGCATGCTCTCAGCGCCTGAGGAAACGGACAGGCCGCCGACCAGGCCCGTGAGCATAGCTATTCGACGCCAGCGCATGCGCCCAAGGTACATTCGCTTCGGCCATGATCGCGCCAATATGCGAGCGGGAGCCCACCCCGGTAGGGCAAAGCTGTACCGGCCCATGGGATTTCCCCTACTGCGCCGGCGGCCGGCGAACGTATCCTCAAGCTGGATACTTCCGGCGGTGGACCATGCGCGAAGATCGATGGGAAGTCGCTTTCCGTGGACTGCTGATAGGGTCGATCGGCTACCTGATCGTATTCCTCGGCGTCGGCGTCGGTGACCTGCTGCAGGGTCGCTCCTTCTTTTACACGTTCTCGCTGCTCGGAGGCTGGCTCTTCTACGGCCTCGAGGACCCCGCGCTGGTGCGCGTGTGGCCGGGCGCCGTCTTCGCCTACAACGGCGTGCATCTCCTGATCTTCCTTGCCTTCGGACTGTTCGCGTCCTGGATGGCGTCCGTGGCGGAGCGCGGGCCGCTGCTCTGGTACGCCGCGCTCGTCATGTACCTGCTCGTCTTCCTGCACCTGTTCGGCGCGTTCCTCCTGATGACGGAGCCGCTCCGGAACGCGCTCTCCATTTGGCACGTTTCCATACCGACCGTGCTCGCGCTGGCGGCGATGAGCTGGGCCCTGTTGCGCCAGCATCCGCAGTTGCGCCACGAGCTGGATGAATGGGTGGACGGCGACGACGACGACGAGGCACCGTATCCCGAGCCGCGCCCGGGCGCGGCGGCACTTCCTTAAGCGGAGATGATCATGTTCGACGCCAACGAATCAGGGCTGGACCGGGTGGTCCGGATCACCGCGGGTCTCGCGCTGCTCTCGCTCGGCTGGAGCGGCGCGGTCGCCGGTGGCGTGGGGTTGGCGTTCAAGATCATAGGCTTCGTGCCCCTCCTGACGGGGCTCTTCGGGTGGTGTCCGCTCTACACGCTGGTGCATTTCAACACCGAGGGTGGAATGCATCGGACGCGAACGACCTAGCCGCGCCTGAGCGAGCAGCGCTAGGGTCGTTACTGAATTCACGACGGGCCAGGGAAGCTCCGCGCCGAACGCCGAGGCCACTTCGGGACGCATGATCTTCACGGCCACGTGCCGCTCGTGCTTGGTCTCCCGGGCGAGGCAGACCGTGGCCATTCCGCCCCGGCCGAGCTCGCGCTCGACGACGAACCGCGACGCGAGCGGCGACGGGAATTGCGTGGGCGGCGACGGTGATGATGCAAGCACGTCAGACATCAGGGCGCGTACTCCGGCAGCTTGCCGATCGACATCGCGTCGACCGTGCCTGCGTTCGGCACGAGCATCCGCCGGTGGTAGTCGATCTGGCCGAGATGATACGCGAGGTGCGTGGCGAGATGGACGAGAAAGGCGGCGGTGCCGACCTTGCGGCCGCCGATGGGAACCGGATACTCCGCTTCGCACTGCTCCGGCGCAAGCTGCGCGAGCGTAGCGTCCACCGATTTCGTGGCGGCCTCGATCCGACCGCGCAGCTCGGCGCGTGTCAGGTCGCGCGTGCTGAACTCGGCGTCCCGGTCGCGCACGTACCCGGTGCGGCCGAGCACCGCGCCGATGAAGTGCTCGAGGTTGCCGGCGACATGCAGCACCAGCGTCCCGGCGGAGTTCGAGATGCCGGGCACGGTGCGCCAGACCAATTCGTCGTTCGGGTACGCGTCCACTTCACGTGCGAGCGCTCGCAAGTCGCGCGCGAGCAGGATTCGGACCATTTCGGAATGCAAGCAGCTTCCACCGTGTGGGGATCGGAAAGCTAGGGCAGCCGCATCGCTCTGGCGATGGCCGCATCCGCGAGCGGCGCCATGACCGCGTAGCCGGCGGCGTTCGGATGCACGCCGTCCCTCGTCAGCTCGGCGCGGAGCCCGCCGCGTGCGGCGACCATCGCCGAGTGGTAGTCGAGATACACCGCGCCGGTCTCTTCCGCGTAGCGCCGGATCCAGGAGTTGAGCGCCACGATCTTCGGCGCCGGCTCCAGTCCCCGCTTCCATGGATAGTCGTAGGCCGGCAGCACGGACGACAGCACTACGCGGATGCCGTTGGCGCGCGCTATCTCCGCCATCGACGCAAGGTTGTGCTGGATCATCTCGAGTGACGACGGTCCCGTGTTGCCGGCGATGTCGTTGGTCCCCGCGAGGATGACGACGACCTTCGGTTTCAGCTGCACCACATCCTGCCGGAACCGCACGAGGATCTGCGGCGTAGTCTGCCCGCTGATGCCACGTCCGATGTAGGGCTTACCGGGAAAAAGAGCGGGGAAGTAGCTCGCCCACGATTCGGTAATGGAGTCGCCGATGTACACCACGCGATTCTCGCCGGGCGCCGGCGCCGGGATACTGTCGTTGGCGGCGCGATACCGGGACAGGCCCGCCCAGTCGTTGAGCAGCCGCTCCTGCGCGATCCGCCGGCGCTCGGCCAGGCGGATCTCGACGGAGTCGGGCGCGTTGACTGCCGGCGCTTGCGCGGGCCTCGTCGTGCAAGCGGCGAGCGCGAGAGCCGCCGCAATGCATGCCGGTCGCGACAATCTCATGTCGCGGGTGACGGGCGGGCCGACCGCCGGCCGAAGCCGCGCACGACGTGCAGCAGGTTGGCCGGGTTTTCGGCGAGGCGCCGCATGAACCATGGATACCACGCCGCGCCGTAGCTGATCAGCACGCGCACCCGCTCGCCTTCGGCGGCGAGCGCGCGACGGGCCTCGCTGTTGATCCCGTACAGCATCTGGATCTCGTACGCCGAAGGCGGAACTGCCAGCTCGCGCGCGTCGTCCCGCAACCGTCGCAGCAATTCGAGATCGTGCGTGCCGAACGCGACGCGCACGCCGTCACCGGCGTGGCCGAGCAGCTCACGCGCCAGCTCGCGGAAGCGGGCGCTCACGTCCTCCCGCCGCTGGAGCGCCACGCTCGCGGGCTCGCGGTACGCTCCCTTCACCAGGCGGACATATGGCCGCACGGCGAGCAGCCGGCGTACGTCCGCGGGCGTGCGATGCAGGTATGCCTGGAGGCAGAGCGCGGCGCAGGCGAATTCGCGAGCGAGTGTCTCGTACGCTTCCACGGTCGAGTCCACGTATGCGGAAGATTCCATGTCTATGGCGAGCGTCGTCCCACCCGCCTGCGCCATCCGCGCCACCGCGCGCACGCGATCGAGCGCGCGCGGCCGGTCGAGATCCCAGCCGAACTGCGTAAGCTTGATGGAAACGTGGGCGTCCGCGCCCCGCGCCGCGAGCGCTGCGAGCAGCCGCTCGTATTCCGCGACTGTCGCATCAGCCGCCGCTTCGGAGGCGACGTTCTCGCCGAGGTAGGTGATGATGGACGGCGTGCCTTCCGCCCGCAGGGTCCGGGCGGCCCGCAGCGCGTCCGCGATCGTCTCACCCGGCATGAAGCGGGAGACGAGTGGGCGCACCACTCTGCTCGAGCGCACGAGGCGCTCGATGGTGCGGTTCCGCGAAGCCCACAGCAGCGACGATCTCAGCACAGGCGGAACATGGCTTGGCGTGGTCGAGTCATCGGCTGAGCACGACGCGAACGCCTTGCAGCGAGCCGGCAGGAACGTCCACGAAGCGCGCGTCGCCGAAGAATACGGCGGTGCCGCCGGATGCGCGCTCGACCCTTACGTATGGAAAGCGCGACCAGACGAGAAAGTCGCGCACCCGCTGATCCGTCATGGCTTCGCGGACCTCGCTCTCCGTCCAGTCCCCGCGCGGGATCGAATCGCGGAACGTCACGCGGCTCCGCGGCGGCGCGATCCAGGCGAAACCGCCGAGGGTGTACGCTTCACCCGTCGCGACGATCACGCTTCCGCGATGCGGCTGCGCCGGCGCGGGCTGGTACATCACTTCCTCGATGCCGGTGATGCCAGCGGCCTCGGCCGCGCGCCGCGCCATGGACTCCGCGGCCATGCTCGCGCCGATCATCGCGGCCACATACACGGCCGCGGCCGCCCCGAAGATCCGCACTCGGCCGCGCGTGCGGCGCCAGGGGACGAGCGCGGCGGCGAGCAGCAGCCAGAGCCACGGGTCGATGATGAACACCGCGTCGCCGTAGAACCACCTCCCACTGAACGGCATCAGCAGCCGGATGCCGTACGTGTTGAGCCAGTCGAGCGCCGGGTGGCTCACAACTCCGATAAACGCGATGAGCAGCGTCGCGCGGGCATCGAGCGGCGTGAGTGACGCTCCGCGCTCTCCGCGCCGTCTGACCAACCGGTCCCAGGCGAGCATCACTCCTGTGAGCGCGAGCGGGAGCAGCACCAGCGCGATCGGTCCGTGCGTCCATCCGCGGCGGAACGCGAGTCCGGCGTACGAGCCGGCGTACATCGCGAGGATGTCGATGTCGGGCGCGTTGGCCGCGAGGATGAGCGTGGTAGCGGCGAGTGGAAGCGTGCCGCGGCGGTCGAGGCCGGCGCGCGCCAGCACGGCGCCGGTCATCGTGTGCGTGATGGGATCCATGCGGCTTATGGCGCGGTGAGATGCCGCCGCGGCCGCGTTGCCATCACTTGAGGCGCGTAGCTCAGGGCTTCGCTTTGGCCGCCCTCTTGGTCGTTATGAGGATTACCCCGTTTGCGCCCTCAACGCCGTACAGCCCTGCCTCGGCGCTCCGCAGGATTCTGATCGACTCGATACTCTGCGGGTTGACGCCGGAAAGCGCGCCGTTCGGCCCCGGATGGAAGGGCTGGCCGTCAAGTATCCAGAGCGGTGGCGAGTCGGCGCCGCGGAACGATGAGCCGCCGCGGATCTCCAGGGCGATCTCTCCCTCGGCGGTCCGCGTGACCACGAGCCCGGGGACCTTCTTCTGCAGCGTGACCTCGATCGGCTCATTCGGGTTCTGCAGGTCCTCGCTCGTGACCGTCGCGCGGCCCGAAGGATCGCGCTGGGTATTGCCGGCGGCGCAGGCGGCGGTGAGTCCCGCAAGTACGGCGAGCGGGAGCGTGAATAGCCGTGAAGCGGAACTCATGGGACAGCCTCCTGTGGGGTCAACAACCAAACGCTAACACAAGACCGTGGATTCCGCTGTACCGGGCTCGTTACTGCTCGTTCCGCAGGTATTGCGGCGGCAAAGGCAAGTTCGGCCGCTCCGCCTCCCAGAACACCGAGACCACCCACCAGCGCGTGCCGTCGTTCATGAGTTGAATGCTGTTGATCCCGCGGATCATCGTGCTGTCCGTCTCGATCCGGCCTTCGTACGTGCTCCATACGTGCGCGATGTGCCCGAACTGCTCCACGCGCCGCGCGATCTCGCGCTCGCGGAAGCCCACCCGCTCGAGCTGCGGCCCGGAGACGGCGATGTAGTCGTTGACGCCGAGGATGCGCATTCCGATGGTGCTGTCGGGGCGCGGGATCGTGGGCATCAGTTTTCCGCCGGGGACGAACAGGGAGCGCATGCGATTCCAGTTGCGCGCCTGGCCTACGCCGCCGGAGATGACGTCGTACAGCGCAGAGATGATCGCGTCGATCGACTCGACGTCCGCTGCGGCTGCCCGGGGAGCGGTAACGATGACGGGCATGACGGCCGGCGGGGCGGGTGAGGCCTGGGCCTGAATCACGGGAACGGACGGACCGATCGCGAAAGCGACGACGAGGAAGACGGGTGTGACTGTGCGCACGAAAGCTCCGTGAAGGTTTGAGTGTCGTAGACCTAGCGGGCGCCGTATTTTCGCACGATCGGCACGAGACGGCCAACCATGTCGCCAATAGTTCTCAGTGGAGGCGCCTGTGCATATTCGAGTCCCGCCTTGTAATTCGTCACCTCGGCTCGCTTGAAGATCTCTTCGACAATTGCGACGGCCTGAGGGCCTGTCATGACGTCGCGAATAAGCGCGTCCTCCGGCAGCGCAGACTGCGGTACACCCAGCGCGAGAGCCATGAAAGTCCTCATTCTCTCCCGGTGTTCCTGCTCCGTGATTGGCTTAGTGCGATCCTCGATGTTGCCCGCAAGCGAATCGCGGATATAGTAGCGTGGCCTATGGATACATGATTCGAGTTTTGAGCTCTGGGTCTCGGTCACTCGGGACTGTCCTGCATTCACCCTCCCTGGGAAGGCGCGGCGTAGGGAAAGTTTAGAAGCCCTTATCCGAATGGCGGTGCCGGCGCATGACGTTGACGTTCAGCTCCGGCGGTGATGGCCGCCAATCGCGATAATGAACGCGTTTCGATGAGAAGGCAAGACGCACAGCGTGAAGCATTGTCGCTCTGCCAACTGCAGCCGTTCGTTCGACAGCGCGGATTCATGAAGCGAGTGCAACAACTTCCCGAACGAGAAAGGTGACCTGGCAACACGGTAAGCTTCGATTCTCCGCCAAGAAAGTAAGCTTCCAATGATGTATTGCCAGATCACCTTTGCCGAAAGATGCAGCGTGGGACTGCTGCGCCAGCGCTGGACTCGCGCCGAGTCGAAGTCATGAAATCGAGGATGACTCGATTCATCGCTCTGTTCCACTTGTTGCACGGTGCAAATAGTGGCGTGTCCCTTAGACTGCGATCGCAACTTCGACGTGAGGCTTCTTCGATCGTTCGACTTTGATCTCGACCGAATATCCTAGCGTAATAAGCCAGTCTACTAGTCGGTCATAGGTGATGCTCCTAAGCCTGCCCCTGCTCAGGTTCGAGATCTCTGGCTGTTTAGTGCCGAGTCTTAGGGCGGCCGTCTTTTGGGTCCAACCGTTCTCCTCGATAATCTCATTGATCTGGGCAGCGAGCTTGAGCTTCGCGAACCTTTCTTCCGCGTCAGCGAAGCCAAGATCCTCATACACGTTTCCGCTGCCTACGAAGTAGTCAGTCTCGTCGACCTTGCCTCGATTGCCTCGCTCGAGCCTGCGCTCTTTCGCCTTTGTAACTCTCATTGTCCTTCCCAGTGAATTGTACATCCCAATAATCAATTGCTGCCCGGCGGTGTGATCCTGAATCCAACCTTGGCCTATGGCGGGTTGTCTCGATGCAGCTTTCTAGCAGCTGTCAATCTGAGCGCGATTCGGTCCAGGTCGGCCTTCGGAGTTCCGCGGCCTGACTTGGCTTTCTTTTGAAAAACGTCGAGCACATAGACCCTTCCCTCAAGCCTCGTCGTGTACATCGCGCGGTACGTGTCCCCGTCCTCATCAGTCACGACTTCTATAACGTCGCGAAGGTTTGCCTTCATTGGCCTCGCCGAGGCGGCCACGCCGCCACGCTGCGCCACTCCAAGCGCGTACCCGAACTCGTCCTTCACTGCCTCTGGCATCTTGCGTAGATCCTTGAGAGTCTGACCCATCCACACGAGCGGCTTCTCCATTAGATGAAATATAAGTAATTACTTATAGCATGCAATCGGGGACTGTTCCAAACCCAGCTTGAGCCTTGGATCGAGCATGCATGTGCACGGTTCCGCCGCACGATCGCCGTGGTAAATCGCCCGCATGTAGAAACGACTTTAAGTGTCTGACGCAAGTCGCTTATTTAGCGGAACTTCGCTGAGTCTCAGCACTGGTGCGACAGGCGTTGACTTGTCTCGCGCCAACGTCTACATTCCCTCTGTTAGCACTCTGAAAACGCGAGTGCTAACGACGCAATTGATCGGTTATTGGTCGCCGCTTTTCCCCCGGACCAAGAACCAAAAACCAACAACCGTTCTGGAGGATTCAGCACCCTATGGCAACCAAAACCGCCACAGCCACGAAGGTCAGCCCGCTGGCCGATCGTGTAGTCGTCCGTCCGCTCGAAGAGACCGAAACCATGCGCGGCGGCCTCTTCATCCCCGACACCGCCAAGGAAAAGCCGCAGCAGGGCGAGATCCTCGCCGTCGGCCCCGGCCGCTTCGAGGAAGGCAAGCGTGTCCCCATGGAGGTCAAAGCGGGCGACCGCGTCCTCTACGGCAAGTACAGCGGCTCCGAAGTCACCATCGACGGCGAGACGGTTCTGATTCTGCGTGAATCGGACGTGCTCGCGGTCATCAGCTAACCAGAGAGATCAACCATGGCAGCCAAAGAACTTCATTTCAACACCGAAGCGCGCGCGGCCCTCAAGCGCGGCGTGGATCAGCTGGCCGAAGCGGTGAAGGTCACCCTCGGACCGAAGGGCAGGAACGTCGTCATCGACAAGAAGTTCGGTGCGCCGACCGTCACCAAGGACGGCGTCACCGTCGCGAAGGAGATCGAGCTCTCGGATGCGCTCGAGAACATGGGCGCGCAGATGGTGAAGGAGGTCGCGACCAAGACGTCCGATCTCGCCGGCGACGGCACCACCACCGCCACCGTGCTCGCGCAGGCGATCTTCCGCGAAGGCCTCAAGAACGTCACGGCCGGCGTCAACCCGATGGCGCTCAAGCGCGGCATCGACAAGGCCGTCACCGCGGTCGTCGACGAGCTCAAGAAGATCAGCGTCCCCACCAAGGGCAAGAAGGAGATCGCCCAGGTCGGATCCATCTCCGCCAACAACGACAAGGAGATCGGTGATCTGATCGCCGAGGCGATGGAGAAGGTCGGCAAGGACGGCGTCATCACGGTCGAGGAGGCGAAGGGCCTCGAGACAACGCTGGAGACGGTCGACGGAATGCAGTTCGACCGCGGCTACCTCTCGCCGTACTTCGTGACGGACCCGGACAAGATGGAAGCGATCCTCGAGGACGCGCTCATCCTGATCCACGACAAGAAGATCTCCTCGATGAAGGATCTGCTCCCGATCCTGGAGAAGGTCGCGCAGCTGGGCAAGCCGCTGCTCATCGTCGCCGAGGACGTCGAGGGCGAGGCGCTCGCGACGCTGGTCGTGAACAAGCTCCGCGGCACGCTGCGCGTCTGCGCGGTCAAGGCCCCGGGCTTCGGTGACCGCCGCAAGGCGATGCTGCAGGACGTCGCCGTGCTCACGAACGGACAGGTAATCTCCGAGGAAGTCGGCTTCAAGCTGGAGAACGCGGTCGTCACCGACCTCGGCACGGCCAAGCGCATTGTCGTGGACAAGGACAACACGACGCTGATCGACGGCGGCGGCGACTCGGAGAAGATCCAGGGTCGCGTGAAGGAGATCCGCACGACGATCGAGAAGTCGACGTCGGACTACGACAAGGAGAAGCTCCAGGAGCGGCTGGCGAAGCTCGCGGGCGGTGTGGCCGTGATCAACGTCGGCGCGGCGACCGAGAGCGAGATGAAGGAGAAGAAGGCGCGAGTCGAGGACGCGCTGCACGCGACGCGCGCGGCGGTCGAGGAAGGAATCGTCCCCGGCGGCGGCGTGGCTTTCATCCGCGCGCAGGGCGTGCTCAAGGCGCTGAAGCTGGAAGATTCCGACGAGCAGATCGGCGTCGAGATCGTCCGCAAGGCGATCGAGGAGCCGATGCGCATCATCGTCGCGAACGCGGGCGGTGAAGGGTCGATCGTGGTCGAGAAGGTGCGCGCCTCGAAGGTCGCCGCCTACGGCTACAACGCGCAGACCGACGAGTACGAGGATCTGGTTCAGGCCGGCGTCATCGACCCGACCAAGGTCACGCGTACCGCGCTGCAGAACGCCGCTTCCATCGCGGGCCTGCTGCTCACGACTGAAGCGCTGATCGTGGAGAAGAAGGAAGAGAGGGGCTCCGCTCCGGCGATGCCGGGCGGCGGTGGCATGGGCGGCATGTACTAAAGAGCTATTGGCTATTGGCTCTTGGCTGTTGGCTTTTAGCTAAGCCAACAGCTAACAGCCAGGAGCCAACAGCTGAAAAGGGCTCCGGGAAACCGGGGCCCTTTTTTTTGCCCTGAGTCAGGGCATCCCTCACCCCGCTTCCGCGCTTCGCCCTACAGCGGGAGCAGCCCTGACTGGGTCAGACTACACCATCGAGGCGAATCACCCCCATTTCACCCGGAAAACATCGATGGCCACGGCTGCCACCCCCTCGCATACAACGCGTTCGCTGTTCGCGGACCGCGTCGCGATGATCGATACGGAGAACGCGTTCAAGGTCGGCCCGTTCATCAAGGAGGTCGAGGACGCCGGGCACCAGGTGGTGCGCTGCAACCTCGGCGAGCCCGACTTTCCGCTCCCGCGGCACATCGCCGAGGAAGTGAAGCGGCAGATAGACAACGACAACACGCACTACACCGATCCGCAAGGCATGCTCCCGCTGCGCGAAGCGATCGCGCACACAATGGGCGAGGCGCGCGGGCTCCGCATCACGCCGGACCGCGTCGTGGTCTTTCCCGGCGCCAAGCCGCCCATCGGATTCTCGCAGCAGACGTACTGCAACGCGGGCGACGAGATCATCTATCCGAGCCCCGGCTTTCCGATCTACGAATCGTTCGTCCGCTACATCGGAGCCACCGCGGTCCCGCTCCACCTCGAAGAGAGCACGGGCTTCAACTTCCGCGGCTCGGATCTCGACCGCCTCGTCACCGAGCGCACGAAGCTCATCTACCTCAACTCCCCCTCGAACCCCACCGGCGGAGTAGCCAGCC
It includes:
- a CDS encoding co-chaperone GroES encodes the protein MATKTATATKVSPLADRVVVRPLEETETMRGGLFIPDTAKEKPQQGEILAVGPGRFEEGKRVPMEVKAGDRVLYGKYSGSEVTIDGETVLILRESDVLAVIS
- a CDS encoding DinB family protein, with protein sequence MHSEMVRILLARDLRALAREVDAYPNDELVWRTVPGISNSAGTLVLHVAGNLEHFIGAVLGRTGYVRDRDAEFSTRDLTRAELRGRIEAATKSVDATLAQLAPEQCEAEYPVPIGGRKVGTAAFLVHLATHLAYHLGQIDYHRRMLVPNAGTVDAMSIGKLPEYAP
- a CDS encoding proline dehydrogenase family protein — encoded protein: MLRSSLLWASRNRTIERLVRSSRVVRPLVSRFMPGETIADALRAARTLRAEGTPSIITYLGENVASEAAADATVAEYERLLAALAARGADAHVSIKLTQFGWDLDRPRALDRVRAVARMAQAGGTTLAIDMESSAYVDSTVEAYETLAREFACAALCLQAYLHRTPADVRRLLAVRPYVRLVKGAYREPASVALQRREDVSARFRELARELLGHAGDGVRVAFGTHDLELLRRLRDDARELAVPPSAYEIQMLYGINSEARRALAAEGERVRVLISYGAAWYPWFMRRLAENPANLLHVVRGFGRRSARPSPAT
- the groL gene encoding chaperonin GroEL (60 kDa chaperone family; promotes refolding of misfolded polypeptides especially under stressful conditions; forms two stacked rings of heptamers to form a barrel-shaped 14mer; ends can be capped by GroES; misfolded proteins enter the barrel where they are refolded when GroES binds), encoding MAAKELHFNTEARAALKRGVDQLAEAVKVTLGPKGRNVVIDKKFGAPTVTKDGVTVAKEIELSDALENMGAQMVKEVATKTSDLAGDGTTTATVLAQAIFREGLKNVTAGVNPMALKRGIDKAVTAVVDELKKISVPTKGKKEIAQVGSISANNDKEIGDLIAEAMEKVGKDGVITVEEAKGLETTLETVDGMQFDRGYLSPYFVTDPDKMEAILEDALILIHDKKISSMKDLLPILEKVAQLGKPLLIVAEDVEGEALATLVVNKLRGTLRVCAVKAPGFGDRRKAMLQDVAVLTNGQVISEEVGFKLENAVVTDLGTAKRIVVDKDNTTLIDGGGDSEKIQGRVKEIRTTIEKSTSDYDKEKLQERLAKLAGGVAVINVGAATESEMKEKKARVEDALHATRAAVEEGIVPGGGVAFIRAQGVLKALKLEDSDEQIGVEIVRKAIEEPMRIIVANAGGEGSIVVEKVRASKVAAYGYNAQTDEYEDLVQAGVIDPTKVTRTALQNAASIAGLLLTTEALIVEKKEERGSAPAMPGGGGMGGMY
- a CDS encoding helix-turn-helix transcriptional regulator, which gives rise to MRVTKAKERRLERGNRGKVDETDYFVGSGNVYEDLGFADAEERFAKLKLAAQINEIIEENGWTQKTAALRLGTKQPEISNLSRGRLRSITYDRLVDWLITLGYSVEIKVERSKKPHVEVAIAV
- a CDS encoding DUF2892 domain-containing protein; this encodes MFDANESGLDRVVRITAGLALLSLGWSGAVAGGVGLAFKIIGFVPLLTGLFGWCPLYTLVHFNTEGGMHRTRTT
- a CDS encoding type II toxin-antitoxin system RelE/ParE family toxin translates to MEKPLVWMGQTLKDLRKMPEAVKDEFGYALGVAQRGGVAASARPMKANLRDVIEVVTDEDGDTYRAMYTTRLEGRVYVLDVFQKKAKSGRGTPKADLDRIALRLTAARKLHRDNPP
- a CDS encoding SGNH/GDSL hydrolase family protein, whose protein sequence is MRLSRPACIAAALALAACTTRPAQAPAVNAPDSVEIRLAERRRIAQERLLNDWAGLSRYRAANDSIPAPAPGENRVVYIGDSITESWASYFPALFPGKPYIGRGISGQTTPQILVRFRQDVVQLKPKVVVILAGTNDIAGNTGPSSLEMIQHNLASMAEIARANGIRVVLSSVLPAYDYPWKRGLEPAPKIVALNSWIRRYAEETGAVYLDYHSAMVAARGGLRAELTRDGVHPNAAGYAVMAPLADAAIARAMRLP
- a CDS encoding TonB-dependent receptor plug domain-containing protein, whose amino-acid sequence is MSSASRLFTLPLAVLAGLTAACAAGNTQRDPSGRATVTSEDLQNPNEPIEVTLQKKVPGLVVTRTAEGEIALEIRGGSSFRGADSPPLWILDGQPFHPGPNGALSGVNPQSIESIRILRSAEAGLYGVEGANGVILITTKRAAKAKP
- a CDS encoding metal-dependent hydrolase: MDPITHTMTGAVLARAGLDRRGTLPLAATTLILAANAPDIDILAMYAGSYAGLAFRRGWTHGPIALVLLPLALTGVMLAWDRLVRRRGERGASLTPLDARATLLIAFIGVVSHPALDWLNTYGIRLLMPFSGRWFYGDAVFIIDPWLWLLLAAALVPWRRTRGRVRIFGAAAAVYVAAMIGASMAAESMARRAAEAAGITGIEEVMYQPAPAQPHRGSVIVATGEAYTLGGFAWIAPPRSRVTFRDSIPRGDWTESEVREAMTDQRVRDFLVWSRFPYVRVERASGGTAVFFGDARFVDVPAGSLQGVRVVLSR